The Brachyspira aalborgi genome has a segment encoding these proteins:
- the rsmA gene encoding 16S rRNA (adenine(1518)-N(6)/adenine(1519)-N(6))-dimethyltransferase RsmA — protein sequence MLNNLYSKNEVKNYLKENSIFPNKNRGQNFLCDRNIANNIANIIIKNRSKYAIEIGGGLGSLSEILINIYKENLTIVEYDKALYKHLTERYSNINIIHKDILTVNISDIKDNEKFDIYGNIPYNIASPIMEWLFCDCYKKWNYAVFMVQSDFAKRLIAKPNTEDYSSLTLFANFMSDIKLEYNVSKEVFYPIPNVESSIISIVPKDIDFQILNIFKSVSKTLFHNRRKNIKNNFIVSPYINIEKYKIDEILEKANIDKNDRGESLSLEEVKKLSNIIKEYI from the coding sequence ATGTTGAATAATTTATATTCTAAAAACGAAGTAAAAAATTATTTAAAAGAAAATTCAATATTTCCAAATAAAAATCGAGGACAAAATTTTTTATGCGATAGAAATATTGCAAATAATATAGCAAATATCATAATTAAAAATCGTTCAAAATACGCTATAGAAATTGGCGGCGGACTCGGTTCTTTAAGCGAAATTCTTATAAATATTTATAAAGAAAATTTAACTATAGTAGAATACGATAAAGCTTTATACAAACATTTAACCGAAAGATATTCTAATATAAATATAATTCATAAAGATATTTTAACCGTTAATATTTCGGATATTAAAGATAATGAGAAATTCGATATTTACGGAAATATTCCTTATAATATAGCAAGTCCGATAATGGAATGGCTTTTTTGCGACTGTTATAAAAAATGGAATTATGCGGTTTTTATGGTTCAAAGCGATTTTGCAAAAAGATTAATTGCTAAACCAAATACCGAAGATTATTCTTCATTAACATTATTTGCAAATTTTATGTCGGATATTAAATTAGAATATAATGTTTCAAAAGAAGTTTTTTATCCGATTCCAAATGTAGAATCTTCTATTATAAGCATAGTTCCAAAAGATATTGATTTTCAAATTCTTAATATATTTAAATCCGTTTCAAAAACTTTATTTCATAATAGAAGAAAAAATATAAAAAATAATTTTATCGTCTCGCCTTATATAAATATAGAAAAATACAAAATTGACGAAATTCTTGAAAAAGCTAATATTGATAAAAACGATAGAGGAGAATCTTTGAGTTTGGAAGAAGTAAAAAAATTATCGAATATAATTAAAGAATATATTTGA
- the pyk gene encoding pyruvate kinase, which produces MRKTKIIATLGPRWSDENSITKIIENGADVCRLNFSFGTYEEHLERINIIRKVSNNLKKPVSILADLQGPKIRIGKLKESITIKEGDIVQLSGYKEIKEEDIIPTTHSNIAHDVKSGSMLLIADGTIQLIVESKDEDKKLVICKVITGGTILSGKGINLPGAHVTTEVLTEKDISDALFSAKNGVNYLGMSFVRKADDVIRLRKILDDNNFQDVGIVSKIENTESLENLEDIIKHSDGVMVARGDLGVEIPFGEVPIWQKKILKIANDMGKITIIATQMLESMTKSPVPSRAEASDVANAVLDGTDVVMMSAETASGDYPIESVKAMVSIVEAVEKSIIVKKEINNSSDINLNDALTDSASYLSYCLPNKIIIALSRSGWTVKNLSKKRPKTPIVFMSADKDLCNRISICHNVYTILMPEDLNFSAGISHGGQIDILEDTLIKHNLANHGDTAIVVSGSKWQGRWQENSVRIVVIH; this is translated from the coding sequence ATGAGAAAAACAAAAATTATAGCGACTTTAGGTCCGAGATGGTCCGATGAAAATAGCATAACTAAAATTATAGAAAATGGAGCGGATGTTTGCAGACTCAATTTTTCTTTCGGAACTTATGAAGAACATTTAGAGAGAATTAATATTATAAGAAAAGTTTCAAATAATTTAAAAAAGCCCGTTTCGATTTTGGCGGATTTGCAAGGTCCGAAAATAAGAATAGGAAAATTAAAAGAATCTATAACTATTAAAGAAGGCGATATTGTCCAATTAAGCGGATATAAAGAAATTAAAGAAGAAGATATTATTCCAACGACTCACTCAAATATAGCTCATGATGTTAAATCGGGTTCTATGCTTTTAATAGCCGATGGAACTATTCAATTAATTGTAGAATCAAAAGACGAAGATAAAAAATTAGTTATATGCAAAGTTATAACGGGCGGAACGATATTGAGCGGTAAAGGAATCAATTTGCCTGGCGCTCATGTAACAACCGAAGTTTTAACAGAAAAAGATATTTCGGACGCTTTATTTTCCGCTAAAAACGGAGTCAATTATTTGGGAATGAGTTTCGTTAGAAAAGCGGACGATGTTATAAGACTTAGAAAAATTTTAGACGATAATAATTTTCAAGATGTCGGAATAGTCTCAAAAATAGAAAATACGGAATCTTTAGAAAATTTGGAAGATATTATTAAACATTCTGACGGAGTTATGGTTGCAAGAGGAGATTTGGGAGTTGAAATTCCTTTTGGCGAAGTTCCAATTTGGCAGAAAAAGATTTTGAAAATAGCAAACGATATGGGAAAGATAACGATTATAGCGACTCAAATGCTTGAAAGTATGACAAAAAGTCCCGTGCCTTCGAGAGCCGAAGCGAGCGATGTTGCAAACGCCGTTTTGGACGGAACGGATGTAGTTATGATGTCCGCTGAAACGGCATCGGGAGATTATCCTATAGAATCGGTTAAAGCTATGGTTTCTATAGTTGAAGCTGTGGAAAAATCTATAATCGTAAAAAAAGAAATTAATAATTCTTCGGATATAAATTTAAATGACGCATTAACAGATAGCGCTTCGTATTTGTCTTATTGTCTTCCTAATAAAATTATTATAGCTCTTTCAAGGTCGGGATGGACGGTTAAAAATTTATCTAAAAAGCGTCCTAAAACTCCAATAGTTTTTATGTCGGCGGATAAAGATTTATGCAATAGAATTTCTATATGTCATAATGTTTATACAATATTAATGCCTGAAGATTTGAATTTTAGCGCGGGAATAAGTCATGGCGGACAGATTGATATTCTTGAAGATACTTTAATAAAACATAATTTAGCAAATCATGGCGACACCGCGATTGTAGTGAGCGGAAGCAAATGGCAAGGAAGATGGCAAGAAAATAGCGTTCGTATAGTGGTTATTCATTAA
- a CDS encoding DEAD/DEAH box helicase family protein, which yields MIFEKQDYQQDCINNIINLLKDFDFKKHDANNLKEVFNNFLKDKVSAFGLSDKLNIDILMETGTGKTFTYLNLIFEINKIYKQNKFIIFVPRKAILESVKQNIKLTKDYFYNQYKKHLKTYVYSDIKSLSAIVNHYIKNKEELSVLILTNSSIDKSANILNRNSESLFNTQSIFENIAELKPISIIDEPHLLKGEAFSKYFNKIKTLYFRFGATFPKDSDFSLSNVAYCLDSISAFRNYLVKQIRVHTIGRDNQSPFLLSTNTKIKQAIFSYFNFGIEKQTKIYIGEDLGKLDLRFKGISLNKISQDKVYLSNGEIIEKQKTYKLENNEITNLLNKAIDLHFEKEEKLFKDNIKALSLFFIPNIEDFRGEKPFIKEEFERLYKQKRAKILKQDLSKEYRDYLEKDFDKDFNLKVHEGYFSGDIKNKEDREADGVKMILEEKEKLLSFDYPLRFIFSVWALQEGWDNPNIFTLTKIASSSSDTSRHQQVGRGLRICVNNEGKRINHKYLNYNDNEFFDINYLDMLISGEERGFIEGLQREIIEASFTLGGDILDRDSLIKLGLNQREVDRFTIALEDLGLAEFDEESDTFKIISPIYEGIINDDKIKNLLKDKFYRILEAFKEPTNKHSQIINSNKKEEKIKIKKNLAKEFKELWQTINKRAILTYNNINKDILLKEITKRFNNEKIEKEKIIYEKKVYDTKHNKIITEEVKSFAIKDYSKILKIEDLILDFSNDEGIPIKFLIEIYNNLNKENFINSPKKAFETLKYIIKEELHKNLLLSVSYDFCENSFSNSSFINGYDILYNKDGTPKEDIEKFKLGRYITKDKKPSENYLYEKAIWDSKIEEEVILEENRLIDDKTLEVFAKLPKFKIPTPYKDYEPDFAYLLKNKNNQKIFFVCETKGYDKESDIPEDEMQKINYAKKFFECLNNNLKREDIKVIYRTRINKENLIEVIQKAMAI from the coding sequence ATGATTTTTGAGAAACAAGATTACCAACAAGATTGCATAAACAATATAATTAATCTTTTAAAAGATTTTGATTTTAAGAAACATGATGCAAATAATCTTAAAGAAGTTTTTAATAATTTTTTAAAAGATAAAGTATCGGCGTTTGGATTAAGCGATAAATTAAATATAGATATTTTAATGGAGACGGGAACGGGAAAAACTTTTACTTATTTAAATCTTATATTTGAAATTAATAAAATATATAAACAAAATAAATTTATAATATTCGTTCCGAGAAAGGCAATTTTAGAATCCGTTAAACAAAATATTAAACTTACTAAAGATTATTTTTACAATCAATATAAAAAGCATCTTAAAACTTATGTATATAGCGATATTAAAAGTTTAAGCGCTATAGTTAATCATTATATTAAAAATAAAGAAGAATTAAGCGTTCTTATTCTTACAAATAGCTCTATTGATAAATCTGCAAATATACTTAATAGAAATAGCGAGAGTTTATTTAATACTCAAAGTATTTTTGAAAATATAGCCGAGTTAAAACCGATTTCAATTATAGACGAACCGCATTTACTTAAAGGCGAGGCTTTCAGTAAATATTTTAATAAAATTAAAACTCTTTATTTTCGTTTCGGGGCGACTTTTCCAAAAGATAGCGATTTTTCGCTTTCAAATGTCGCTTATTGTTTAGATTCTATATCCGCTTTTAGAAATTATTTAGTTAAGCAAATAAGAGTGCATACTATAGGACGAGATAATCAGAGTCCTTTTTTATTATCTACAAATACAAAAATAAAACAGGCTATATTTTCTTATTTTAATTTTGGAATAGAAAAACAAACTAAAATTTATATAGGCGAAGATTTGGGAAAATTAGATTTAAGATTTAAAGGAATTTCATTAAATAAAATATCTCAAGATAAAGTTTATTTAAGCAATGGAGAGATTATAGAAAAACAAAAAACTTATAAATTAGAAAATAACGAAATTACAAATTTATTAAACAAGGCTATTGATTTGCATTTTGAAAAAGAAGAAAAACTTTTTAAAGATAATATTAAAGCTTTAAGTTTATTTTTTATTCCTAATATTGAAGATTTTAGAGGAGAGAAACCTTTTATAAAAGAAGAATTTGAAAGATTATATAAACAAAAGAGAGCGAAAATTTTAAAGCAAGATTTAAGTAAAGAATATAGAGATTATTTAGAAAAAGATTTTGATAAAGATTTTAACTTAAAAGTGCATGAAGGTTATTTTAGCGGAGATATTAAAAATAAAGAAGATAGGGAAGCGGATGGAGTTAAAATGATTTTGGAGGAAAAAGAAAAATTGCTTTCTTTCGATTATCCTTTAAGATTTATATTTAGCGTATGGGCATTGCAAGAAGGTTGGGATAATCCTAATATTTTTACTCTTACAAAAATTGCAAGCTCAAGTTCCGACACGAGCAGACATCAGCAAGTTGGAAGAGGATTAAGAATTTGCGTTAATAACGAAGGAAAAAGAATAAATCATAAATATTTAAATTATAATGACAATGAATTTTTTGATATAAATTATTTAGATATGCTTATAAGCGGAGAAGAGCGAGGATTTATAGAAGGATTGCAAAGAGAAATTATTGAAGCGAGTTTTACTTTAGGAGGCGATATTTTAGATAGAGATAGTTTAATAAAATTAGGATTAAATCAAAGAGAAGTAGACAGATTTACAATAGCTTTGGAAGATTTAGGTTTGGCGGAATTTGACGAAGAGAGCGACACTTTTAAAATAATATCTCCGATTTACGAAGGCATTATAAATGACGACAAAATTAAAAATTTACTTAAAGATAAATTCTATAGAATATTAGAAGCATTTAAAGAGCCTACAAATAAACATTCGCAAATTATAAATTCAAATAAAAAAGAAGAAAAAATAAAAATAAAAAAGAATTTGGCTAAAGAGTTTAAAGAATTATGGCAAACTATAAATAAGAGAGCGATTTTAACTTATAATAATATAAATAAAGATATTCTTTTAAAAGAGATTACAAAAAGATTTAATAATGAAAAAATTGAAAAAGAAAAAATAATTTACGAGAAAAAAGTTTACGATACGAAACATAATAAAATAATTACCGAAGAAGTAAAATCTTTCGCTATAAAAGATTATTCTAAAATATTAAAGATAGAAGATTTAATTTTAGATTTTTCAAATGACGAAGGAATTCCTATAAAATTTTTAATCGAAATTTATAATAATCTTAATAAAGAAAATTTTATTAACTCTCCAAAAAAAGCTTTTGAAACTCTTAAATATATTATTAAAGAAGAATTGCATAAAAATCTGCTTTTGTCCGTAAGCTATGATTTTTGCGAAAATTCTTTTTCAAATTCTTCTTTTATAAACGGATATGATATTTTATATAATAAGGACGGAACGCCAAAAGAAGATATAGAAAAATTTAAATTGGGAAGATATATTACTAAAGATAAAAAACCGAGCGAAAATTATCTTTATGAAAAAGCCATTTGGGATTCTAAAATTGAGGAAGAGGTTATTTTAGAAGAAAACAGATTAATTGACGATAAAACTTTAGAAGTTTTCGCTAAACTTCCAAAGTTTAAAATTCCAACGCCTTATAAAGATTATGAGCCAGATTTTGCATATTTATTAAAAAATAAAAATAATCAAAAAATATTTTTCGTATGCGAAACTAAAGGCTATGATAAAGAAAGCGATATTCCAGAAGATGAGATGCAAAAAATTAATTACGCTAAAAAGTTTTTTGAATGCCTTAATAATAATCTTAAAAGAGAAGATATAAAAGTAATTTATAGAACGAGAATAAATAAAGAAAATTTAATTGAAGTAATTCAAAAAGCTATGGCAATATAG